A section of the Paenibacillus odorifer genome encodes:
- a CDS encoding MetQ/NlpA family ABC transporter substrate-binding protein has product MKKVLLTFFSLTLVAVLAACGNNNASNNAGSSAATTAPNAEATSEPTKDPVKLVIGASPVPHAEILKAIAPLLEKDGITLEIKEFTDYIQPNVQLDEKELDANFFQHQPYLDDQNKNNKTDLVSVASVHVEPFGAYSKKIKSIDELADGAKVAIPNDATNGGRALILLAKNGLITLKDDTNIAATKADITENKKNLDIIELEAAMLPRQLDEVDLALINTNFALDAGLVPTKDALFIEGVDSPYANILVTRQDNKDSEAIKKLVAALNSPEAKAFIEEKYEGAIIPAF; this is encoded by the coding sequence ATGAAAAAAGTACTACTTACATTTTTTAGCCTGACACTGGTTGCGGTGCTTGCGGCTTGCGGTAACAACAATGCATCTAATAATGCTGGGAGCTCGGCTGCTACAACAGCACCAAATGCAGAAGCAACAAGTGAACCTACTAAAGATCCTGTGAAACTGGTTATTGGTGCCTCACCTGTGCCTCATGCTGAAATTTTGAAGGCTATTGCTCCATTGCTTGAAAAAGATGGAATTACCCTTGAAATTAAAGAATTCACTGACTATATTCAACCTAACGTGCAGCTTGATGAGAAGGAGTTAGACGCTAACTTTTTCCAACACCAACCGTATCTGGATGACCAAAACAAAAATAATAAAACAGATCTGGTCTCCGTTGCATCCGTTCATGTTGAGCCTTTTGGAGCTTATTCCAAAAAAATCAAATCGATCGATGAGTTGGCTGATGGTGCAAAAGTTGCCATTCCGAACGATGCTACTAACGGTGGCCGTGCACTAATCCTACTTGCAAAAAATGGTCTGATTACCTTGAAAGATGATACAAACATTGCTGCAACGAAAGCGGATATCACTGAAAACAAGAAAAACCTCGACATCATTGAGTTGGAAGCAGCTATGCTCCCACGTCAACTGGATGAGGTAGACCTTGCTTTGATCAACACGAACTTTGCACTAGACGCTGGTCTTGTGCCAACTAAAGATGCGCTGTTCATCGAGGGTGTAGATTCCCCTTATGCTAACATTTTGGTAACCCGTCAAGACAATAAAGATTCCGAAGCCATCAAAAAGCTGGTTGCTGCCCTGAATTCTCCAGAAGCTAAAGCTTTCATTGAAGAAAAGTACGAAGGTGCGATCATTCCAGCGTTTTAA
- a CDS encoding methionine ABC transporter permease, which produces MMDATVATIKMIFFSGLFTIILGLPLGILLYLWGKSNSIVIRVTYSVLSLLVNILRSVPFIILMVALIPFSKAVVGTSIGVLGTIPPLVIGAAPFFARLVETSLREVDRGVIEAAQGMGASTNQIVMRVLLPEARPGLLAGVTITLVTLVSYTAMAGMVGGGGLGDLAIRYGYHRYETEIMIVSILFIVVLVQLLQMAGDRLVKHYTRK; this is translated from the coding sequence ATGATGGATGCTACGGTTGCTACTATAAAAATGATATTTTTTTCCGGATTGTTCACAATTATTCTTGGTTTACCACTCGGAATTCTATTGTATTTATGGGGGAAATCGAATAGTATAGTAATCAGAGTAACTTACTCGGTCTTATCATTACTTGTAAATATTCTACGTTCCGTACCCTTTATCATTTTGATGGTGGCTCTAATTCCTTTCAGCAAAGCCGTTGTTGGAACCTCCATTGGTGTACTCGGTACGATTCCACCTCTGGTGATTGGTGCAGCTCCGTTTTTTGCCCGCTTGGTAGAGACGTCGTTAAGAGAGGTAGACCGCGGAGTCATCGAAGCCGCACAAGGTATGGGAGCATCGACGAACCAAATCGTTATGCGTGTTCTTTTGCCAGAAGCTCGTCCAGGTCTGCTAGCTGGAGTTACGATCACACTGGTTACACTGGTCTCCTATACAGCAATGGCTGGTATGGTTGGGGGCGGCGGATTAGGTGACTTGGCGATTCGTTACGGCTACCACCGCTATGAGACGGAGATTATGATTGTTTCTATATTATTTATTGTCGTACTGGTGCAATTGCTACAAATGGCCGGTGACCGACTCGTAAAACATTACACACGGAAATAA
- a CDS encoding methionine ABC transporter ATP-binding protein: MINLKGITKVYGKGSNAATALSGLNLSIEKGEIFGVIGHSGAGKSTLIRCINLLERPTEGEVWVDGVELTSLNQGQLQEQRRKIGMIFQHFNLLSSATVYDNIAFPLRLAGTSRTAIDTKVKDLLALVGLEEHTDKYPSQLSGGQKQRVGIARALASDPDVLLCDEATSALDPQTTDSILKLLLDINKRFHLTIVLITHEMHVIQSICDRVAVIHGGGIVEQGKVTEVFLKPQHEVTRDFIRSETQNEGPLRVALDAAAGDNSQAVKITFFGEKTYGSALSDVVRDTGVSFAILHGTISTIKDVPYGQMIVRFEGPAEAIAVTISRLIAQGLDVEVIS; encoded by the coding sequence TTGATTAATCTAAAAGGGATAACAAAGGTTTATGGAAAAGGGAGTAATGCGGCAACAGCGCTTTCTGGATTGAATCTGTCCATCGAGAAAGGTGAAATATTCGGAGTCATCGGCCACTCTGGAGCGGGGAAAAGTACATTGATCCGTTGCATTAATCTGTTGGAACGTCCGACAGAAGGTGAGGTCTGGGTAGACGGTGTTGAACTAACTAGCCTTAACCAAGGTCAATTACAGGAACAGCGGCGCAAGATTGGGATGATTTTTCAACATTTCAATTTGCTTTCTTCGGCGACTGTGTATGATAATATTGCCTTTCCACTGCGACTTGCAGGTACATCTAGAACAGCTATTGATACAAAAGTGAAAGATCTGCTCGCTCTAGTTGGGCTTGAAGAACATACAGATAAGTATCCTTCTCAGTTATCTGGAGGACAAAAGCAGCGGGTCGGCATCGCCCGGGCACTAGCCAGTGACCCTGATGTGCTGTTGTGTGACGAGGCCACTTCTGCGCTTGATCCCCAGACAACGGATTCCATTCTTAAGCTGCTGCTTGATATTAATAAAAGATTCCATTTGACCATTGTGCTGATCACGCATGAAATGCATGTAATCCAGAGTATCTGCGACCGTGTCGCGGTCATACATGGTGGTGGGATTGTTGAACAAGGCAAAGTTACAGAGGTATTTCTCAAGCCGCAGCATGAGGTTACACGCGATTTCATCCGCAGTGAGACACAGAATGAAGGGCCTCTTCGAGTGGCGCTTGATGCTGCTGCCGGGGATAACTCTCAAGCTGTCAAAATTACTTTTTTCGGAGAAAAAACTTACGGCTCGGCACTATCCGATGTCGTGCGTGATACGGGTGTGAGCTTTGCAATCTTACATGGTACCATCTCAACGATTAAAGATGTGCCTTATGGACAGATGATTGTGCGGTTTGAAGGGCCAGCTGAGGCAATTGCTGTAACGATCTCCAGACTAATTGCTCAAGGCCTTGATGTGGAGGTGATTTCGTAA
- a CDS encoding Cthe_2314 family HEPN domain-containing protein: MLRVLLGEPPRKNSGVLADAMENMATFAALLRKEMSAHEDNDHEYRKLEIWTRGLISSLDELEQSWFAAAFYRKLVIAGYMDDMTPVEQGDYARYVYFYKDGFIRVFSLLDKLGTVLNHFYDLKTSKLKTHFSYFTVLRQLQLLNVHPALADQLEQIKNSYRDPLENLRKRRNAEIHYMNSEMQDDLWQRHQGLHDKIQLEDLDSHLEDLKQSLEMNCKTLIAAFSYSNEQLRKEISRAKSIKS, from the coding sequence ATGCTGCGGGTATTACTTGGAGAGCCGCCTCGAAAGAACAGTGGTGTGTTGGCTGATGCGATGGAGAATATGGCCACTTTTGCAGCATTGCTGCGCAAGGAAATGAGTGCCCATGAGGATAATGACCATGAATACCGCAAGCTGGAGATTTGGACACGTGGACTGATTTCCTCTCTGGATGAACTGGAGCAAAGTTGGTTCGCGGCCGCTTTTTACCGGAAATTAGTGATCGCGGGTTATATGGATGATATGACACCGGTGGAACAGGGCGATTATGCACGTTATGTTTATTTTTATAAAGATGGCTTTATCCGGGTTTTCTCTCTTCTGGACAAGCTTGGGACGGTACTGAATCATTTTTATGATCTCAAAACATCCAAATTAAAAACGCACTTTTCTTACTTTACAGTGCTGCGTCAGCTTCAATTATTGAATGTGCATCCTGCATTAGCGGATCAACTGGAACAGATCAAGAACTCCTACCGCGATCCATTGGAGAATTTACGCAAGCGCAGAAATGCTGAAATTCATTATATGAATTCTGAAATGCAGGATGATCTGTGGCAGCGGCATCAAGGTCTGCATGATAAAATTCAGCTCGAGGATCTGGATAGCCATCTTGAGGATTTAAAACAATCGCTCGAAATGAACTGTAAGACATTAATCGCGGCATTCAGCTACAGCAATGAACAGCTGCGTAAGGAAATAAGCAGGGCAAAGAGCATAAAATCGTAA
- a CDS encoding COX15/CtaA family protein — MTTNQLKWLSYLTCLIMFLAVLGGAVVTKTGSGLECGNEWPLCHGKLIPAYTIGSMIEYTHRLFSGLAGLFSLASMFAFWRYARTRRDLLGYAFMTLLFVIVQGGMGALAVIKSQSAAVMALHMGFSLIAFSSAMMLALGTKRWHESREYDHTLEAQKKPVSKAFRNLTCLTAIYSYIVVYIGAFVSHTDSQGGCSGWPLCNGEWVPELSGGVGVVFTHRIAALLLFMLTALLGHLAFWKHKDYPELRALGVAAVLLCLMQVFSGAAVVYTLDNERLYIFAALAHILLIASLFGVLCYMSVRVWQLNRAGSVVSGKNVTNPMIPPPW; from the coding sequence TTGACGACAAATCAGTTGAAATGGCTTAGTTATCTTACTTGCCTTATCATGTTCCTCGCTGTACTCGGAGGAGCGGTAGTGACGAAGACTGGATCGGGCTTGGAATGCGGAAATGAATGGCCGCTCTGTCATGGGAAATTAATTCCGGCTTATACTATAGGCTCGATGATTGAATACACCCATCGCTTGTTTAGCGGTTTGGCAGGGTTATTCTCACTTGCCTCGATGTTTGCTTTTTGGCGTTATGCCCGTACTCGGCGCGATTTGCTGGGCTATGCATTTATGACTTTATTATTCGTCATCGTTCAAGGTGGTATGGGAGCGCTTGCAGTAATTAAATCTCAATCTGCTGCTGTAATGGCGCTGCATATGGGTTTTTCTTTGATCGCCTTTTCGAGCGCTATGATGTTGGCTCTTGGAACCAAGAGATGGCATGAATCGCGCGAATATGATCATACGTTGGAGGCTCAAAAGAAGCCCGTAAGTAAGGCTTTTCGCAATTTAACTTGTCTTACTGCCATCTATTCTTATATTGTCGTGTATATTGGAGCCTTTGTAAGTCATACGGATTCACAGGGCGGGTGTTCGGGTTGGCCGCTTTGTAATGGAGAATGGGTTCCGGAGCTTTCCGGAGGTGTAGGTGTTGTTTTTACGCATCGGATTGCGGCTTTGCTCTTATTCATGCTTACTGCGCTGCTTGGGCATTTAGCATTTTGGAAACATAAGGATTATCCAGAGCTTAGAGCGCTAGGTGTAGCTGCAGTGCTGTTATGCTTGATGCAGGTGTTTAGTGGGGCGGCTGTGGTTTACACCCTAGATAATGAAAGATTGTACATATTTGCCGCTTTGGCTCATATTTTGCTGATTGCCAGTTTGTTTGGTGTCTTATGTTATATGAGTGTAAGAGTCTGGCAGCTAAATCGTGCGGGTAGTGTCGTGTCTGGAAAAAATGTAACGAACCCAATGATTCCACCGCCTTGGTAG
- a CDS encoding thioredoxin family protein, translating to MDKISSPAEFQVAIQSPRLTVAIFKADWCSDCKFIDPFIPEVEQAYADRLTLVEVDVDAVGDVSQEQNIMGIPSFVAYSDGRELVRFVNKLRKSREEIENFLDKAVQVHQSLQK from the coding sequence ATGGACAAAATTAGTTCTCCTGCTGAATTTCAGGTAGCCATTCAATCACCTCGATTAACAGTGGCCATCTTCAAGGCTGACTGGTGCTCGGATTGCAAATTTATCGATCCTTTTATCCCAGAGGTAGAGCAGGCTTATGCAGATCGCCTTACACTGGTTGAGGTAGATGTTGATGCCGTGGGCGATGTTAGCCAAGAACAAAATATTATGGGTATTCCAAGCTTCGTCGCATATTCGGATGGACGGGAATTGGTTAGATTCGTTAATAAATTGCGCAAATCCCGTGAAGAGATTGAAAATTTCCTTGATAAAGCGGTCCAAGTGCATCAAAGCCTTCAAAAGTAA
- a CDS encoding putative polysaccharide biosynthesis protein — MSKKESFVKGTLILAAAALVARVLGLVQRVPLDHIFDGVGRASFGVSNNIYLMLLTVATAGIPSTLSKMVSERYALNRPEEARQVYHAALLFSVAAGVFMTVLLYIGAPFYATHIADVPESAMAIKAIAPALLLFPAIAMMRGYFQGRNNMMAGGISQIVEQFARVLTAILLAYILLHQGYSNTTIAAGASFGSVIGSIAAFGVMIYFAVKLRREDKQLGLNYDTAQKLPIWGIYKDIFTLSIPIVLSSLTIPVVNVIDTSLTVRLLIDQIGRDSATSALGILSNRAQSVAGIPPVLAIALGTSLIPIISAAYARRDEGHLKKQITLALRISILTGMPIVLALVAAAYSVNGLLFASLDGSGIVAMLTLGTIFQITMMTTNSILLGMGKSRISMYYVLAGIIVKLVASLLLSKVFGIYGIIGATALCFVVITLLNLRMLKSIVPFEIMGKRWGGFAIAVLVSGGIGYGLNEAGILLTDLMPARLAFLITCLVVGAAVVVIYLVLLIVLGVLTKQEISSYPRALQKLLNPLMKLQPARVRMRE; from the coding sequence TTGTCCAAGAAAGAGTCTTTTGTTAAAGGCACGCTTATCCTTGCTGCTGCAGCTTTGGTGGCAAGGGTACTCGGGCTTGTCCAGCGTGTGCCGCTGGACCATATCTTTGACGGTGTGGGGAGAGCATCGTTCGGAGTTTCTAACAATATCTATTTAATGCTTCTAACCGTAGCCACCGCTGGGATTCCAAGTACACTCAGCAAAATGGTCTCTGAACGATACGCCTTGAATCGTCCTGAAGAGGCGAGACAAGTGTATCATGCTGCACTGCTGTTTTCAGTGGCAGCAGGGGTGTTTATGACTGTCTTGCTGTACATAGGGGCTCCATTTTATGCAACTCATATTGCTGATGTCCCTGAATCGGCGATGGCGATAAAAGCTATTGCGCCTGCCCTGCTTCTTTTTCCGGCAATAGCGATGATGCGTGGATATTTTCAAGGCCGCAACAATATGATGGCAGGTGGGATTTCTCAGATCGTGGAGCAATTCGCTCGCGTACTGACCGCTATTTTGCTGGCTTATATTTTATTACATCAAGGTTATAGCAACACTACAATTGCTGCGGGAGCATCCTTTGGTAGCGTGATCGGTAGTATTGCGGCGTTTGGCGTAATGATTTATTTTGCAGTCAAACTTCGCCGTGAGGACAAGCAATTAGGATTGAATTATGATACTGCTCAAAAATTACCGATTTGGGGTATCTACAAGGATATTTTTACACTGTCTATTCCCATTGTGCTGTCTTCCCTTACGATTCCGGTTGTGAATGTAATTGACACTTCTCTTACGGTACGATTATTGATTGATCAGATAGGTAGGGATAGTGCCACTTCAGCGCTAGGTATTTTATCCAATCGTGCTCAGAGTGTAGCGGGCATTCCACCTGTTCTAGCTATTGCACTTGGAACTTCATTGATTCCGATCATTTCGGCTGCCTATGCCCGCCGTGATGAGGGGCATTTGAAAAAGCAGATAACGCTTGCTCTGCGGATTTCTATTTTGACAGGGATGCCGATTGTATTGGCGCTTGTAGCAGCTGCTTATTCTGTAAATGGATTATTGTTCGCCAGTTTAGATGGCAGTGGTATCGTAGCCATGCTTACTTTAGGAACGATCTTTCAGATTACGATGATGACAACGAACTCTATTTTGTTAGGTATGGGCAAATCGCGAATTTCCATGTATTATGTGTTAGCGGGTATTATTGTAAAATTAGTGGCAAGCTTATTACTTAGTAAGGTATTTGGCATCTACGGAATCATCGGTGCAACAGCACTTTGTTTCGTGGTCATTACTTTGCTTAACTTACGCATGCTGAAATCGATCGTGCCTTTTGAAATTATGGGCAAACGTTGGGGCGGTTTCGCGATTGCGGTACTTGTGTCCGGCGGGATTGGTTATGGCTTGAATGAGGCTGGGATTCTGTTAACAGATCTGATGCCGGCACGTTTGGCGTTTCTGATCACTTGTCTTGTTGTAGGAGCCGCAGTTGTTGTTATTTATCTAGTACTGCTTATTGTGCTGGGCGTGCTGACTAAACAGGAAATCTCCAGTTATCCGCGGGCGCTGCAAAAATTATTGAATCCGCTGATGAAGTTACAGCCTGCACGTGTTCGTATGAGAGAATAG
- a CDS encoding DUF456 domain-containing protein, whose amino-acid sequence MTILGWILIIVLFAVGLAGAVYPILPGALAIYLAFFVYGWFFSFEPFGVWFWIIQTLIVVVLFVADYVVGAWGVKKFGGSRSSIIGSTIGLILGPFVIPAFGLIIGPFLGAFIGELIVGSSPSKAAKVSVGSILGLFSSTLVKIVLQVIMVVLFFIWVARF is encoded by the coding sequence TTGACGATCCTGGGTTGGATTCTTATCATTGTTTTGTTTGCTGTAGGATTGGCAGGGGCTGTGTATCCCATACTGCCGGGTGCGTTAGCGATCTATCTTGCCTTTTTTGTATACGGCTGGTTCTTTTCTTTTGAGCCCTTTGGGGTTTGGTTCTGGATTATTCAAACACTGATTGTTGTAGTTCTTTTTGTTGCTGATTATGTTGTAGGAGCGTGGGGTGTCAAAAAATTTGGCGGCTCACGTTCATCGATTATCGGGAGCACGATCGGGCTGATCTTGGGACCTTTTGTTATCCCGGCTTTTGGTCTTATCATTGGGCCATTTCTAGGGGCTTTTATTGGAGAATTGATCGTGGGATCTTCACCTTCTAAAGCTGCTAAGGTAAGTGTTGGCTCCATACTCGGCTTATTTAGCAGCACCTTGGTCAAAATCGTGTTGCAGGTAATTATGGTCGTCCTCTTTTTTATATGGGTCGCCCGGTTTTAA
- a CDS encoding Cof-type HAD-IIB family hydrolase, whose product MIAKYRLLALDMDGTLLNDEQIITPTTVEWIQKAVNAGVHVCLSTGRAFVSALPYAEQLGLETPMITVNGSEVWRAPHEIYRRSLMDPKLVQEMYDLAKADDIWFWAYSLDEVLKQDNWDGDVTGREWLKFGYHTEDDELRHKLLLRLQDMGGLEITNSSPHNLEINPLGVNKAAGIKEVCKLLGIEMSQVVAVGDSLNDLAAIQQAGLGVAMGNAQKTVKQEADVVVATNNQDGIAEVIQKYIFTEAAASVGSK is encoded by the coding sequence ATGATTGCCAAATACCGCCTGCTTGCATTGGATATGGATGGAACCCTACTGAATGATGAACAGATAATTACACCCACAACGGTGGAATGGATTCAAAAGGCGGTCAACGCAGGCGTTCATGTCTGTCTGTCGACAGGCCGGGCATTTGTAAGTGCCTTACCCTATGCAGAGCAGCTAGGTTTAGAGACACCGATGATCACTGTGAACGGCAGTGAGGTGTGGAGAGCGCCACATGAAATATACCGGAGATCGCTAATGGATCCCAAGCTGGTACAAGAAATGTATGATCTTGCAAAAGCAGATGACATCTGGTTCTGGGCTTATTCTCTGGACGAAGTTCTCAAACAGGATAACTGGGATGGGGATGTAACGGGTAGAGAATGGCTTAAGTTCGGTTATCACACTGAAGATGATGAGCTTCGCCATAAGCTGTTGCTTCGTCTTCAAGATATGGGTGGACTGGAGATTACAAACTCTTCTCCGCACAATCTGGAGATTAATCCTCTAGGCGTGAATAAGGCAGCAGGAATAAAGGAAGTCTGCAAGCTGCTGGGAATAGAAATGTCGCAAGTTGTAGCTGTGGGCGACAGCCTTAACGATCTGGCGGCGATCCAGCAGGCTGGACTTGGGGTTGCCATGGGCAACGCGCAAAAGACGGTTAAACAAGAGGCTGATGTTGTGGTGGCGACCAATAATCAAGACGGGATTGCCGAGGTCATCCAAAAGTATATCTTTACCGAAGCTGCAGCCTCTGTAGGCAGCAAATAA
- a CDS encoding peptidoglycan D,D-transpeptidase FtsI family protein, with the protein MSFFRKQASPPDETSSKSSIGLRLNVFFFSTFVIFCVIIIRLAVLQFVEGPTLTEVETSRDTKNVPLASMRGVIYAAGGEKLAYSTPVQSLYITLNKEYTAKETDKVTGKTTLTPEAKAKSDALAAKLVADFNKYGNPNAEKMTEKDVLDALDLYFRKSLGFMARRIKADLTTEEVAYFMEHKGEYPGLEIVEESIRHYDKDTVAVQTIGYIKPFKSANSLNIYKNILSAMKNNPEPGLTYKDDEFVGFDGLELKYQRELRGQNGYQEISVNPQNMAEKIERVVPPVKGNDIWTTINKNVQMKTEQAITDQLKWLHSNTVQGRTHPNALTGYAVAMEVDTGNIVSMASMPDYDTNVWTSGSLSSDVWNSIMDNYQNGTITPISSGTSGNGLRSVLLLGSTIKPLSVLVGLNEGLFSTSSYYQDKGFATFGKSGHETKVRNSSNHVYGSLDPARAIEKSSNAFMVDMVGKRLYDKYKSKGIDIWDVYMKEFGLGVSTGIDLPNEFLGQRNYTNIEAAGSAQSALVYASFGQQGSYTVMQLAQYVTTLANEGQRIKPQLVSKITDADGNIIKEFKREVLDEVTNFDKSYWNEIKQGMRSEVSAFSDFPYDFARKTGTSQQVAKGEIRDNGVFIAYAPRNNPKLAVAVVIPEGGFGSQSAAPVARKIFDAYDWEYGLDGVPKKSLQSGNNTNDNAKEGETTGTE; encoded by the coding sequence GTGAGTTTTTTCCGTAAGCAGGCCTCACCTCCTGACGAGACCAGCAGCAAAAGTTCCATTGGCCTGCGACTCAACGTGTTTTTCTTTAGCACGTTCGTTATATTTTGCGTAATCATCATCCGGCTAGCTGTCCTGCAGTTCGTGGAAGGTCCAACTTTAACTGAGGTAGAGACGAGTAGAGATACTAAAAATGTACCGTTAGCTTCCATGAGAGGGGTTATATACGCTGCAGGCGGTGAGAAGCTAGCTTATTCCACACCTGTTCAATCGCTGTATATCACGCTCAATAAAGAGTATACGGCTAAGGAAACAGATAAAGTCACCGGTAAAACAACGCTGACCCCAGAGGCTAAGGCCAAGTCTGATGCCTTGGCAGCCAAGCTGGTAGCTGATTTCAATAAATATGGTAATCCAAATGCAGAGAAGATGACGGAGAAAGATGTACTTGATGCGTTGGATTTATATTTTCGTAAATCACTTGGCTTTATGGCACGGCGAATTAAGGCTGATCTGACTACTGAAGAAGTAGCTTATTTCATGGAACATAAAGGAGAATATCCGGGGCTTGAGATTGTCGAGGAGAGCATTCGTCATTATGATAAAGATACGGTTGCTGTACAGACGATTGGATATATCAAACCCTTCAAATCCGCGAACAGTCTTAATATTTATAAAAACATTCTTAGTGCTATGAAAAACAATCCGGAGCCAGGGCTAACGTATAAGGATGATGAATTTGTTGGATTCGATGGGCTGGAGCTGAAATATCAGCGTGAGCTTCGCGGGCAAAACGGATATCAGGAAATTTCCGTCAATCCACAGAATATGGCGGAGAAAATTGAGCGTGTCGTTCCGCCTGTCAAAGGAAATGACATCTGGACAACGATTAATAAGAATGTTCAGATGAAGACAGAACAGGCGATAACAGATCAGCTCAAATGGTTGCACTCTAATACCGTACAAGGCAGAACGCATCCGAATGCTTTAACGGGATATGCAGTAGCGATGGAAGTAGATACTGGTAATATTGTCTCTATGGCGAGTATGCCTGATTATGATACGAATGTTTGGACATCAGGTTCTTTGTCTTCAGATGTCTGGAACAGTATTATGGATAATTATCAGAACGGAACGATCACTCCTATTTCTTCGGGAACCTCAGGGAACGGACTAAGATCTGTACTGCTTCTAGGTTCAACGATTAAACCTTTGAGTGTACTCGTGGGTCTGAATGAAGGGTTGTTTTCAACTTCTTCTTATTATCAGGATAAAGGTTTTGCGACTTTTGGTAAGTCTGGGCATGAAACGAAGGTAAGAAACTCTTCTAACCACGTATATGGTTCTTTGGATCCTGCTAGAGCCATTGAGAAATCCTCGAATGCATTTATGGTCGATATGGTCGGTAAAAGATTGTATGACAAATATAAAAGCAAGGGGATAGACATCTGGGATGTCTATATGAAAGAGTTCGGCCTTGGTGTATCTACGGGAATTGACCTGCCTAATGAATTCTTGGGTCAAAGAAACTATACCAATATAGAAGCTGCTGGTAGTGCGCAGTCCGCACTGGTCTATGCCTCTTTCGGACAACAAGGAAGTTATACAGTAATGCAGCTTGCACAGTATGTTACTACACTTGCTAATGAAGGACAGCGGATTAAACCTCAACTGGTTAGCAAGATTACTGACGCAGATGGAAATATAATCAAAGAGTTTAAACGTGAGGTGCTTGATGAAGTAACAAACTTCGATAAGTCCTACTGGAATGAAATTAAGCAGGGGATGCGAAGTGAAGTTAGTGCTTTTTCTGATTTCCCTTATGACTTTGCACGTAAGACGGGAACCTCTCAGCAAGTAGCTAAGGGTGAAATTCGCGATAATGGGGTATTTATTGCATATGCTCCACGTAATAATCCTAAGTTGGCTGTGGCGGTTGTAATCCCTGAAGGTGGCTTTGGTTCACAAAGTGCGGCACCAGTCGCACGTAAAATATTTGATGCCTATGATTGGGAATATGGGCTTGATGGAGTTCCAAAGAAAAGTCTCCAGTCTGGCAATAATACTAATGATAATGCGAAGGAGGGAGAGACTACAGGTACCGAGTAA